The genomic window NNNNNNNNNNNNNNNNNNNNNNNNNNNNNNNNNNNNNNNNNNNNNNNNNNNNNNNNNNNNNNNNNNNNNNNNNNNNNNNNNNNNNNNNNNNNNNNNNNNNNNNNNNNNNNNNNNNNNNNNNNNNNNNNNNNNNNNNNNNNNNNNNNNNNNNNNNNNNNNNNNNNNNNNNNNNNNNNNNNNNNNNNNNNNNNNNNNNNNNNNNNNNNNNNNNNNNNNNNNNNNNNNNNNNNNNNNNNNNNNNNNNNNNNNNNNNNNNNNNNNNNNNNNNNNNNNNNNNNNNNNNNNNNNNNNNNNNNNNNNNNNNNNNNNNNNNNNNNNNNNNNNNNNNNNNNNNNNNNNNNNNNNNNNNNNNNNNNNNNNNNNNNNNNNNNNNNNNNNNNNNNNNNNNNNNNNNNNNNNNNNNNNNNNNNNNNNNNNNNNNNNNNNNNNNNNNNNNNNNNNNNNNNNNNNNNNNNNNNNNNNNNNNNNNNNNNNNNNNNNNNNNNNNNNNNNNNNNNNNNNNNNNNNNNNNNNNNNNNNNNNNNNNNNNNNNNNNNNNNNNNNNNNNNNNNNNNNNNNNNNNNNNNNNNNNNNNNNNNNNNNNNNNNNNNNNNNNNNNNNNNNNNNNNNNNNNNNNNNNNNNNNNNNNNNNNNNNNNNNNNNNNNNNNNNNNNNNNNNNNNNNNNNNNNNNNNNNNNNNNNNNNNNNNNNNNNNNNNNNNNNNNNNNNNNNNNNNNNNNNNNNNNNNNNNNNNNNNNNNNNNNNNNNNNNNNNNNNNNNNNNNNNNNNNNNNNNNNNNNNNNNNNNNNNNNNNNNNNNNNNNNNNNNNNNNNNNNNNNNNNNNNNNNNNNNNNNNNNNNNNNNNNNNNNNNNNNNNNNNNNNNNNNNNNNNNNNNNNNNNNNNNNNNNNNNNNNNNNNNNNNNNNNNNNNNNNNNNNNNNNNNNNNNNNNNNNNNNNNNNNNNNNNNNNNNNNNNNNNNNNNNNNNNNNNNNNNNNNNNNNNNNNNNNNNNNNNNNNNNNNNNNNNNNNNNNNNNNNNNNNNNNNNNNNNNNNNNNNNNNNNNNNNNNNNNNNNNNNNNNNNNNNNNNNNNNNNNNNNNNNNNNNNNNNNNNNNNNNNNNNNNNNNNNNNNNNNNNNNNNNNNNNNNNNNNNNNNNNNNNNNNNNNNNNNNNNNNNNNNNNNNNNNNNNNNNNNNNNNNNNNNNNNNNNNNNNNNNNNNNNNNNNNNNNNNNNNNNNNNNNNNNNNNNNNNNNNNNNNNNNNNNNNNNNNNNNNNNNNNNNNNNNNNNNNNNNNNNNNNNNNNNNNNNNNNNNNNNNNNNNNNNNNNNNNNNNNNNNNNNNNNNNNNNNNNNNNNNNNNNNNNNNNNNNNNNNNNNNNNNNNNNNNNNNNNNNNNNNNNNNNNNNNNNNNNNNNNNNNNNNNNNNAACCAATTGTACGGAAAGGAAGTGGGGGCTACTCCCGTACTTTAAATTATTTCCCCTACCCTAAATTTTAGTTTTTAGGAAAATTCCACTAATTAAAATTTATGAGTATTTAATTCATCTGTAAAAAAAACAATTATGGAGAGGATTGATAGATATTCCATCGACAACAGCACTATAGAAATAGAACGACCGCCTGCACTTGTGAGCAATACAGCTAATTTGCCGMCAAATGCCCTCCAAGGTGACGAGATATACAAYTGGGAGACTAAGAAGAAAATGTTGTTTAATGGCACTGAGTGGCTAAATTTGTATTGATCTGTACACACAACCTCAAGCAAGCTGAAGAAGATACTAAGAATGTGGAGTTGGAAGAGGAACAGGAGGGCGGTATCTAACCCTCTCTGTCGTACTCATATCCCTGCGGAAACCGCTTGCTCAATTCTCTGTAATAAACTAAACGCTCACGAAAGTACTCGCGCAAGTGTTCGGGTTGTTGTCGTTCAATCTCGACATCGATTACGGGCTTGCCGAGTCTTTCAAGATACGCGACTCCTGAAGCAGCTAAATCGACATTTACTTTGTCTTTTTCTTCTTTTGGTAGTTCTGCGAGATTGTGCATATTTGTTTTCTGTGGGGGATGACATAAAGTGAGTATAGCATGGAGGGGAAATCACTGTGACGGACTGCGCCGAAATTGTGACACAAAAATGAGGGGGGAGGGGGGATAGTTACCCCTCTTTTTCGTTCGAAATGAAGGGGTAACTTATTGATTCATTTAGAGTGAAGTGTGGTATTGTGTTGTATTATTTTTAATCTGATATTTAGATAACAAATTGATATTTAACGATTTATATGTTTTATGTAATTTTAATGTGAGTAAGATTTCAGCCTGCATAAAGTGAACCCTTCCTTTCAATTTGAAAACGGCACCAGATGGCTTTTAAAAAAGCACATTTAGTGTGTCGTGAGAAACGGATTTTGTCTAGAATGATGAGCATTATAACGTGAATTTGCGTTATTATTGAAATTCAGCTTTATTTTCCCTCGTCAGCGCATCAGTTGGCTGGTGGGCACAGTATCACTGAAGAGGTTTTATGTTAGAAATTATTAAAAGTATGGGCTTCGCCTTGTTGATGGTACCAGTCGTTATGTTTTTAATTATGGGGCTGATCTATGGGCTAGGTGCTTTCTTTAACTTGTTATCTAAAGCGCATGTTCCACACCATCATTCTGAGAATAATAAATAATTCTCTCTATTTTTAATAACCAGCTTCTCATTAGGAAGCTGGTTATTACATTGGATTTTATTCCTATATTATTTGTTGTCTTTTCTCTTCTATTTACGTCAAATTGATTATTTTTTTCAATAATTGCCCCATTTTTCACTACTTCGAGTTTTTATCTTGGTCATAGGCTTTAAGTTATCGCTGTATCCTGCTATATATAGCGTAGGAATTAATACAATGGTGAATTGAAATGAAAAAAAGTTTGATCAAATTACTCGCGGGTGCCACGATTACACTTTCTATGGCAAGTCATACTTTTGCAGCTGAAAAAATTACTGTTTTTGCAGCCGCTTCTCTGACTAATGCTATGAATGATATTTCAGCGCAATATAAAAAAGAGAAAAATGTTGAAGTCGTCTCTTCTTATGCTTCTTCATCAACCCTTGCTCGTCAAATCGAACAAGGCGCTCCTGCAAACTTGTTTATTTCTGCTGATCAACAATGGATGGATTATGCTATTGATAAACATCTAATGGTTGAAAATACACGTTATACCTTATTGGGTAATGAACTTGTATTAATCGCACCAAAAGATTCCAAAATTGAAAAAGTAGAAATTAATAAACAAACAGAATGGAAAAAACTGCTTGATGGCGGCCGTTTAGCGGTTGGCGATCCTGATCATGTGCCTGTGGGAATTTATGCGAAAGAAGCCCTAACAACACTTGGTGCATGGGATACTGTTAACCCATTATTAGCGCGTACAAATAACGTCCGTAGTGGTATGGCATTGGTTGAACGTGATGAAGCTCCACTAGGTATTGTTTACGGTTCAGATGCAGTAGCCAGTGATAAAGTTAAAGTAGTTGGTGTTTTCCCTGCTGATACACATAAGCCAGTTGAATATCCAATGGCGATTGTGAAAGACCAAGATAATCAAGCGACTCGTGATTTCTATGAATACCTCAAAACGCCAGCCGCTTCTGAGGTCTTTAAACGTTACGGTTTCGCTCCACGTTAAGAGAGTTAGTGTTGCAGATGTTAAGTGCTTATGAATGGGAAGCGATTTATTTAAGTTTAAAAGTATCAAGTGTGGCAGTTGTTTTAAGTCTACCTCTTGGCATTTTAGTGGCTTGGATATTAGTTCGCTGTCATTTCCCCGGCAAAACACTGCTCGATAGCATTATCCATTTACCACTGGTGTTGCCACCAGTGGTCATTGGTTATTTATTATTGATCAGTATGGGACGCCGAGGATTTATTGGTGAATGGTTATATAACTGGTTTGGTTTTAGCTTTACTTTTAGTTGGCGTGGAGCGGCATTAGCTTCTGCTGTTGTTGCATTTCCATTAATGGTTCGAGCAATACGTTTAGCGCTTGAAGCCGTTGATCGTAAGTTGGAACAAGCCGCAAGAACGTTAGGTGCAACACCATTACGCGTTTTTTTCACAATCACTATTCCGTTATCTCTTCCAGGTATTATTGTTGGGGTTGTGCTTGCGTTTGCGCGCTCATTAGGTGAATTTGGCGCAACAATTACCTTCGTATCAAATATTCCGGGTGAAACTCAAACTATTCCTCTTGCAATGTATACCTTAATTGAAACACCAGGTGCAGAAGTCGATGCTGCCAGATTGTGTATTATTGCGATTGTATTAGCGCTGATCTCGTTATTGATGTCAGAATGGCTAACACGTTGGGGCAAAAAACGACTGGGGATAATCTAATATGTTAGAGCTAGACTTTTCCCAGAAACTTGGTGATTTGCAACTTGAAGTTAAAACCGAGTTACCAACAGAAAGCATTACCGCAGTATTTGGGCTTTCCGGAGCCGGTAAAACATCACTCATCAATGTCATTGGCGGATTGACTAAACCAAATAAGGGGCGAATTGTCCTGAATGGACGTACATTAGTTGATATTGAAAAGGGGATTTGTCTTCCTCCCGAAAAACGGCATATTGGCTATGTATTTCAAGATGCTCGGTTATTTCCTCATTATCGAGTTAAAAGTAATTTGCGTTATGGTATGCCGCCAAAGATGAATAGTCGTTTTGATGAAATTGTTGGCTTATTAGGAATCGAAAAATTACTCGACCGTTTTCCAATTACTTTGTCTGGTGGTGAAAAGCAGCGAGTGGCAATTGGTCGCGCACTATTGACCGCACCTGAAATTTTATTGATGGATGAACCGCTTGCATCATTAGATTTACCGCGTAAACGTGAATTATTGCCTTATCTTGAAAAATTATCTCAAGATGTCAAAATCCCTATCCTTTATGTTAGCCATAGTCTCGATGAAATATTGCGTCTTGCAGATAAAGTTATTGTTATGGCACAAGGTAAAGTAAAAGCATTTGGCCTATTAGAGGACGTTTGGGCGAGTAGTGCATTACGACCGTGGTTGCAACAAGAAACGTTAAGCAGTGTGCTGAGTGTGACATGTCACAGCCATCATCCTGATTATGCAATGACTTCTGTTATTGTTGGCGGACAAAAATTGTGGATACCGCGCATTAATAATCAAGAAGGTGATGAATTACGCTTGCGTATTGATGCCTCGGATGTGTCATTAGCATTAGAAAAACCGCAAATGAGCAGTATTCGAAATATTCTCTCAACGGAAGTCGTTGAGTGGGAAGAAAATGGCGAGCAAGTGGATGTGAAGCTAGATGTTGGCGATCAACATTATTTATGGGCAAGAATTACGCGTTGGGCGAAGGATGAGTTGTCGCTTAGAAAAGGGATGTTGGTTTATGCGCAGGTGAAGAGTATTTCTCTCAGTCGCCAAATTACCCTTCATACTTCTCCCCATAGCGTTGTTGGTCGCGTTCACTCGCGCTAGTCACATACTTATGTATGCTCCTAGCGATTCTTGAACTTACCGCCTAGCTACGGAACGAATTATTTTGGGTAATTATTTATAGCAGGTCATTGTTTATATTAGGTAATTATCGCTGATTTGGATAATTATTGATAAATATATTGGTAAATAGGATGCTTATGTTAAGCATCCTATTTTTGAACTATAGAACGTATTTGTGGATGACTTCAGCGATGCCGGGTTGAGTGTTATCGCGTGTGACTAATTTAGCTTTCTGTTTGATTTCATCAACTGCATTTCCCATAGCAACACCTAAACCAGCTGTCGTTAGCATACTTAAATCATTAAAATTATCACCAAAAGCAACGACATCATTCATTGTCATTCCTTGAGATTCAACCCACTGTTTAAGTCTTTGGCCTTTGCTATTACCTTTACGGCCGACATCCACTTGGTCAACCCATGACCATTCACACTCTAAATTAAAATCATTTTCAATGCCGCTAATGACTTCTTTGAGTTGATCTAAATTTTCTGAGCTAACAGCAAATTTCCAAATCGAATTATAGTTATGCATAACGTCTGCATAATTTTCGACAAACTGGATAGTAGGGCGCTGCGCTTCAGGTAATGTTTCCGCCCAGCTCAATGTCCTTTTAATTCCTTCTGTCGGCGCGTTATATAGCATGGCATCATCAACATACATCAAATGCTGTATATCTGTACCATGAAGCCGATTAATCATCTTTTCAACAGAATCTAATGTCATGGGATTGGACTCTAGAACTTTTTTACCTAAATAGTCATAGAGATAAGTGCCATTACAGCAGATTGCTGGTGTATCAAGATTGAGCGCTTGATAAAAAGGATGGATAGCAACATGGTGACGACCTGTCACAATTAAAACTTTGACACCTTGGCGTCTAGCTTCATTTAGTGCAGCGAGAGATTCAGGAAGGATTTTCTTTTGAGGATCAAGTAGTGTTCCATCAAGATCGAGCGCAATAACGCGGTAAGACATAGGTATGGCTCCACATGATTTTTCAATATATACACGTTTATTTCAAACCGCAGCATGTCCGAACATATTCACTTGAATAGAAATTGTTCCTTGTGACTGACTCTTGGGGCTGTCCAGCTGCAATTTAAACAATTTAGTATATAGGCTAAGTAATAATCGATAATCATAGCGGATATTAGTGACTAACTAAATCAATTTTCCCTTAAAAACGTTGATTTATAGCATTTTTTGATTTATTTCGCTGTTTTTCTCATTATTTTCATGCGCTGTCCTCTGTGAGATTAGTGTATCTTGCAATAACTTGGCATAATGAAAAATGTCTATTTTATCGTGAGTGAAGGAGTAAGAATGAATCAGGTTATTTATGTCGCAAGCCCAGAAAGCCATCAAATCCATGTTTGGTCAATGAATGATGTTGGTGAGCTTACTCTCTTGCAAACGGTGACTACACCTGGTGAAGTACAGCCAATGGTTGTGAGTCATGATAAAAAGTATCTTTATATTGGGGTTCGACCTGATTTTCGCGTAGTGACATATCAAATTGAAGAAGATGGTACGTTGAATTTTAAAGCGGAAACCAGTATCCCGGGTACGCCAGTGCATTTGTCACTGGATAATAATGGGAAATACCTGTTTGTTCCTTCTTATCACCAACATAATCTTGCCGTTTTACCAATTGATAATAATGGTATTCCACAAACGGCAATCCAAGTGGTAGAAGGCCTGCGTAACCCACATTCATCTCATGTCGATGTTGATAATCAACAGCTTTGGGTGCCGTGTCTTGGTGAGGATCATATCCGTTTATTTGATTTACATGAAGATGGCACATTAACGGAAGCCTCGGCAGATCAAATAAGTTCTGAAAAAGGTGCAGGTCCTCGCCATTTAGCATTACATCCACAAGAAAAAGTGATTTATTGTATCAATGAGCTAGATTCTACGATTAATGTTTATCGCAAATATACACGTTATCGCCAAATTCAGCATATTAATGTTTATCCAGAAGGAAGTGAAAGCCAGCGCTGGGCAGCAGATATTCACATCACGCCTGACGGGCGCCATCTTTATGCAAGTGAACGCTCAGACAGTTATATTAGCCATTTTTTAATTTCAGAAGAAAGTGGTGAATTGACATTAGCTGCAACTTATCCGACAGAAAAACAACCTCGCGGTTTTAATATTGATGCAACGGGGCGTTTTTTAATTTCAAGTGGACAAAAATCAGATAGTATTTCTGTTTCGAAAATAGATTCAATTACAGGCGAATTAACTGAATTAGCACGTTACCCTGTGGGCAAAGGCCCTATGTGGGTCACGATATTAGCACGCTAATATCTTGTAAGTCATAGCCTCTTTATCAAAATAAGAGGCTATGATATTTTTATTGAGTAGTATCATAATATAAATATTTTTATAAATTATTATCATGGTTTTAAATATTCTTTAATATTGTTTGGTTAACAATCCCATTGTTGAAAAATAAAACAATATGCAAATGGTTTTATATTCGACACTATTAATGTTATTTAATTGTCTTTATCAATTTACTTTTTTTAWTTTTGCTATTAATTAAAATAATGTTGATGATATTTATTGAATTAATGTTAATTGTTATTTTTAATTAATTTATATTTCAAGTGGTAATGTTTGCTATTAATTTTTTAAATGAAATAGAGATATTTCATTATTATTAATCTGATATTAAGTATGATGAAATACTGCAATTAATTAATAATACTCTTATTTTTAAGTCTGTTTTTGAGTGTCAATATTGGAGCTATTAGAGTGAGAAATAATCATTCTGTTTACATGGTTATTCAAGCATAAATATTTACCTTAACGTTTTCTCATTATAAACAAAATTTAAAAATACCAAAAAAGAACGTATTAAATATTTTTTAATAATCACAGTCAGATATTTATATTAATATGTTACTTATTTGGTTTTATAGATTGCATGAATGCATCATTGGATTTGATGGATAAAATATTAAATATAAATCAATTAATAGTTTTTTTAATAATTAATATCTTGTATAATTTAGCAATACTTTTAGAGTATATTCTTTATCCCTTAATCAATCGAGGGTATCAACATGGATATTCATTATTTCATTGGAATTAAAATAAAGTCACGCCGAAAAGAATTGGGTTTTTCAGGTTCTGATTTGGCTAAGAAATTAAATATAAGTCAACAGCAGGTATCTCGCTATGAGAATGGTGTTAATAAAATACCTTTAAATCACTTAGTTAAAATAGCGATTATATTAAAGTGTCCGATAGACTGGTTCTTCGAAGGATGTATTCTTGATGAAGATTATTTTATTGAGGATAATATAATTAAAGAAAAAAATATTGATTTAAAATATACGGCAGAAAGTGTGATTATTCCTGATGAAAATATTATTTAATACGCCAAGAGTTTAATTGTTGAAATTATATTTATTATTATGCTTTATAATAATAAATGTATTGATTGATTTTTATGGTGCATAATAAAAAAATAACATAGACAATGATTGCTATGTTATTTTTTATTTACAACTCTATTTTTTAATTATAATTTATTTCATACGTAGCATAGCTAGCCATTAACCCAGTTGTAACTTCACTTGTCTTTTGAGCGACATACCCAATGTAATATTGGAAAATAACATCATTATTATCTGATGTTATAGGAATAACTTTTAATTGATTTGGACCAGCAGGAATGATTTTATTATTTGCATCCAAAATAGACTTATCATTAATGGCTAAAGCAAAATTAATATTTTTTGCTCCATCAGCTAACATATTTTTTAGGAGTCCGGTTGTTTCAAAATTAGTTTTAGTGACAAGGTAGCCATCGGACCAACCAACACTAATATTATTTAAGTTTCCATCGACTCTATTACCTTTATAAGTAATAGATTGACATTGAGAAAGCTTAATAGTGAACATTTGTGATTTTAAATAGGCTCCACC from Providencia sneebia DSM 19967 includes these protein-coding regions:
- a CDS encoding helix-turn-helix domain-containing protein is translated as MDIHYFIGIKIKSRRKELGFSGSDLAKKLNISQQQVSRYENGVNKIPLNHLVKIAIILKCPIDWFFEGCILDEDYFIEDNIIKEKNIDLKYTAESVIIPDENII
- the modB gene encoding molybdate ABC transporter permease subunit; the encoded protein is MLSAYEWEAIYLSLKVSSVAVVLSLPLGILVAWILVRCHFPGKTLLDSIIHLPLVLPPVVIGYLLLISMGRRGFIGEWLYNWFGFSFTFSWRGAALASAVVAFPLMVRAIRLALEAVDRKLEQAARTLGATPLRVFFTITIPLSLPGIIVGVVLAFARSLGEFGATITFVSNIPGETQTIPLAMYTLIETPGAEVDAARLCIIAIVLALISLLMSEWLTRWGKKRLGII
- the modC gene encoding molybdenum ABC transporter ATP-binding protein ModC; translated protein: MLELDFSQKLGDLQLEVKTELPTESITAVFGLSGAGKTSLINVIGGLTKPNKGRIVLNGRTLVDIEKGICLPPEKRHIGYVFQDARLFPHYRVKSNLRYGMPPKMNSRFDEIVGLLGIEKLLDRFPITLSGGEKQRVAIGRALLTAPEILLMDEPLASLDLPRKRELLPYLEKLSQDVKIPILYVSHSLDEILRLADKVIVMAQGKVKAFGLLEDVWASSALRPWLQQETLSSVLSVTCHSHHPDYAMTSVIVGGQKLWIPRINNQEGDELRLRIDASDVSLALEKPQMSSIRNILSTEVVEWEENGEQVDVKLDVGDQHYLWARITRWAKDELSLRKGMLVYAQVKSISLSRQITLHTSPHSVVGRVHSR
- the pgl gene encoding 6-phosphogluconolactonase, coding for MNQVIYVASPESHQIHVWSMNDVGELTLLQTVTTPGEVQPMVVSHDKKYLYIGVRPDFRVVTYQIEEDGTLNFKAETSIPGTPVHLSLDNNGKYLFVPSYHQHNLAVLPIDNNGIPQTAIQVVEGLRNPHSSHVDVDNQQLWVPCLGEDHIRLFDLHEDGTLTEASADQISSEKGAGPRHLALHPQEKVIYCINELDSTINVYRKYTRYRQIQHINVYPEGSESQRWAADIHITPDGRHLYASERSDSYISHFLISEESGELTLAATYPTEKQPRGFNIDATGRFLISSGQKSDSISVSKIDSITGELTELARYPVGKGPMWVTILAR
- a CDS encoding fimbrial protein; protein product: MKNWIIVIFFSLVGYAYAAPAFKTNYDEGKINFSGKVVDVSCAISVNDQGSDASIYLAPISLFEIHNSEGGAYLKSQMFTIKLSQCQSITYKGNRVDGNLNNISVGWSDGYLVTKTNFETTGLLKNMLADGAKNINFALAINDKSILDANNKIIPAGPNQLKVIPITSDNNDVIFQYYIGYVAQKTSEVTTGLMASYATYEINYN
- the modA gene encoding molybdate ABC transporter substrate-binding protein; protein product: MKKSLIKLLAGATITLSMASHTFAAEKITVFAAASLTNAMNDISAQYKKEKNVEVVSSYASSSTLARQIEQGAPANLFISADQQWMDYAIDKHLMVENTRYTLLGNELVLIAPKDSKIEKVEINKQTEWKKLLDGGRLAVGDPDHVPVGIYAKEALTTLGAWDTVNPLLARTNNVRSGMALVERDEAPLGIVYGSDAVASDKVKVVGVFPADTHKPVEYPMAIVKDQDNQATRDFYEYLKTPAASEVFKRYGFAPR
- a CDS encoding pyridoxal phosphatase; this translates as MSYRVIALDLDGTLLDPQKKILPESLAALNEARRQGVKVLIVTGRHHVAIHPFYQALNLDTPAICCNGTYLYDYLGKKVLESNPMTLDSVEKMINRLHGTDIQHLMYVDDAMLYNAPTEGIKRTLSWAETLPEAQRPTIQFVENYADVMHNYNSIWKFAVSSENLDQLKEVISGIENDFNLECEWSWVDQVDVGRKGNSKGQRLKQWVESQGMTMNDVVAFGDNFNDLSMLTTAGLGVAMGNAVDEIKQKAKLVTRDNTQPGIAEVIHKYVL
- a CDS encoding AcrZ family multidrug efflux pump-associated protein, which codes for MLEIIKSMGFALLMVPVVMFLIMGLIYGLGAFFNLLSKAHVPHHHSENNK
- a CDS encoding DNA polymerase III subunit theta, with the protein product MHNLAELPKEEKDKVNVDLAASGVAYLERLGKPVIDVEIERQQPEHLREYFRERLVYYRELSKRFPQGYEYDREG